A region from the Beduinella massiliensis genome encodes:
- a CDS encoding pyruvate formate lyase family protein: MTERILAIKNAQWERRHHAYRQRPQVDPAPYRAPGMPDFARTARRLKTALALETPVLLPGELIAFTRTVPALPGIYTDEEWAGITQNHFIHEKGNVCNLSPDYASVLKSGLLALRARLSDSPYHAAMRESIDAVLDLTRRYREEALRAGDAALAQVLARVPAYGAATFREALQGLRILHFCMWCEGDYHNTLGRLDQTLMPYLQRDLDRGALTQDEAFELLEAFFLSCNRDSDLYPGMQQGDNGQSVVLGGMTPDGRDGYNLLSEMCLRASAELRLIDPKINLRVSKDTPLSVFELGTQLTKLGLGFPQYENDDVAIPGLLRLGYEEADARNYAMAACWEFIIPGRGMDIPNIGALSFAGVVDQALREGLRTAPDMEAILRDVEARVFADVRQTLSGLRNLYVIPSPYLSLFFEGCLENGRDISLGCRYNNYGLHGTGLAPAADMLSAVQKTVFEEGLDPNELLRALDANFLGAEELQNRLKFSCPKMGNDDDAADGYAVRLLDMFSRAVEGLQNERGGCVRAGTGSAMFYIQHAEGLGATADGREAGVPLPANYAPSLNVRLNGPVSLIRSFTKPDLVRAMNGGPLTIEFSDKVFQNDEAIEKVAQLVRLFVLRGGHQIQLNTVNRERLLDAQKHPELHRNLIVRVWGWSGYFVELDKCYQDHIIRRAELNA, encoded by the coding sequence ATGACGGAGAGAATCCTTGCCATAAAGAACGCGCAATGGGAACGCCGGCATCATGCGTACCGCCAGCGTCCGCAGGTAGACCCCGCGCCTTACCGCGCGCCGGGCATGCCCGACTTTGCGCGCACCGCACGCAGGCTCAAAACCGCCCTCGCGCTGGAAACGCCCGTGCTGCTGCCTGGCGAACTCATCGCCTTCACGCGCACCGTGCCCGCGCTGCCCGGCATCTACACGGACGAGGAGTGGGCCGGGATTACGCAAAATCACTTCATCCACGAGAAGGGAAACGTCTGCAACCTCTCGCCGGACTACGCCTCTGTGCTGAAAAGCGGCCTGCTCGCGCTTCGCGCGCGCCTGTCCGACAGCCCCTATCACGCGGCCATGCGCGAAAGCATCGACGCCGTGCTGGATCTGACCCGCCGCTACCGCGAGGAGGCGCTTCGCGCGGGCGACGCGGCGCTCGCGCAGGTGCTCGCGCGTGTGCCCGCCTATGGCGCGGCGACTTTCCGCGAGGCGCTTCAAGGCCTGCGCATCCTGCACTTTTGCATGTGGTGCGAGGGGGATTACCACAATACGCTCGGCCGTCTCGACCAGACGCTGATGCCCTACCTGCAGCGCGATTTGGACCGCGGCGCGCTCACGCAGGACGAGGCCTTCGAGCTGCTGGAAGCGTTCTTCCTCTCCTGCAACCGCGACAGCGACCTCTACCCCGGCATGCAGCAGGGCGATAACGGCCAGAGCGTCGTGCTGGGCGGCATGACGCCGGACGGCCGCGACGGCTACAACCTGCTCTCCGAGATGTGTCTGCGCGCCAGCGCGGAGCTCAGGCTCATCGACCCGAAGATCAATCTGCGCGTGAGCAAGGACACGCCCCTCTCGGTCTTTGAGCTCGGCACGCAGCTCACGAAGCTGGGCCTGGGCTTCCCGCAGTACGAGAACGACGACGTGGCCATTCCCGGCCTGCTGCGCCTGGGCTATGAAGAAGCGGACGCGCGCAACTACGCGATGGCCGCCTGCTGGGAATTCATCATTCCCGGCCGTGGCATGGACATCCCCAACATCGGCGCGCTCTCGTTCGCGGGCGTCGTGGATCAGGCGCTGCGGGAGGGACTGCGCACCGCCCCGGACATGGAGGCGATCCTGCGGGACGTCGAAGCGCGCGTCTTCGCGGACGTGCGCCAAACGCTTTCTGGACTGCGGAACCTGTACGTCATCCCCTCGCCCTACCTCTCGCTCTTCTTTGAGGGCTGCCTCGAAAACGGACGCGACATCTCCCTGGGCTGCCGCTACAACAACTACGGCCTGCACGGTACGGGCCTCGCACCCGCGGCGGACATGCTTTCCGCCGTGCAGAAAACGGTCTTTGAAGAAGGGCTCGATCCGAACGAGCTGCTTCGCGCGCTGGACGCCAATTTTCTCGGAGCCGAGGAACTGCAAAATCGCCTGAAGTTCTCGTGCCCCAAGATGGGCAACGACGACGACGCGGCGGACGGATATGCCGTGCGGCTGCTGGACATGTTCTCCCGCGCGGTGGAGGGGCTTCAAAACGAGCGCGGCGGGTGCGTGCGCGCCGGCACGGGCTCGGCAATGTTCTACATTCAGCATGCGGAAGGCCTCGGCGCGACGGCCGACGGGCGGGAGGCGGGAGTGCCCCTGCCCGCGAACTACGCGCCCTCACTCAACGTGCGCCTGAATGGCCCCGTCTCCCTGATCCGCTCGTTCACCAAGCCGGATCTCGTGCGCGCGATGAACGGCGGGCCGCTCACCATCGAATTTTCCGACAAGGTCTTTCAAAACGACGAGGCGATTGAAAAGGTCGCTCAGCTCGTGCGCTTGTTCGTGCTGCGCGGCGGCCACCAGATTCAGCTCAACACCGTCAACCGCGAGCGCCTGCTGGACGCTCAGAAGCACCCGGAGCTGCACCGCAATCTGATCGTGCGCGTGTGGGGCTGGAGCGGTTACTTCGTGGAGCTGGACAAGTGCTACCAGGACCACATCATCCGCCGCGCGGAGCTGAACGCCTAA
- a CDS encoding glycyl-radical enzyme activating protein has translation METGIVFDVKEFAVFDGPGIRTTVFLKGCPLRCQWCHNPEGLSALPQLMVSRASCTHCGACRAACPHPDVCTACGACIPRCPLGLRRIAGTPWTSEALAERLLRDADLYAQTGGGVTFSGGEPLMQWPFVADTLARLRAVHTAVETSGYAPDSVFEAAMRAFDLVMLDVKLTDPARHLHYTGVDNAPILRHARMLQTGDTPYILRVPLIPGVNDDEEHLANVAELAAGGKKLVRVELLPYHQTAGAKYEMAGMDYRPEFDTARPVTPHTEAFSRLGVPVCVL, from the coding sequence ATGGAAACCGGAATCGTATTCGACGTCAAGGAATTCGCCGTCTTCGACGGACCGGGTATCCGCACCACGGTCTTTCTGAAGGGCTGCCCGCTGCGCTGCCAGTGGTGCCATAACCCGGAGGGGCTTTCCGCCCTACCGCAGCTCATGGTAAGCCGCGCTTCGTGCACGCACTGCGGCGCGTGCCGGGCTGCCTGCCCCCATCCGGACGTGTGCACCGCCTGCGGCGCGTGCATCCCCCGCTGCCCCCTGGGCCTGCGCCGCATCGCAGGAACCCCTTGGACCAGCGAGGCGCTGGCGGAGCGCCTTCTTCGCGACGCCGATCTGTACGCACAGACGGGCGGCGGCGTCACGTTCTCCGGCGGCGAGCCGCTGATGCAGTGGCCCTTTGTAGCGGATACGCTCGCCCGGCTGCGCGCCGTCCACACCGCCGTCGAAACCTCCGGCTACGCGCCGGACAGCGTGTTCGAAGCGGCGATGCGCGCGTTTGACCTCGTCATGCTGGACGTGAAGCTCACCGACCCTGCACGCCACCTCCACTATACCGGGGTGGATAACGCGCCCATCCTGCGCCACGCGCGCATGCTGCAAACGGGCGACACCCCCTACATCCTGCGCGTGCCGCTCATCCCGGGGGTGAACGACGACGAGGAACACCTCGCCAACGTGGCGGAGCTGGCGGCCGGCGGGAAAAAGCTGGTTCGCGTGGAGCTCCTGCCTTATCACCAGACGGCGGGCGCCAAGTACGAGATGGCGGGCATGGACTATCGGCCGGAGTTTGACACGGCGCGGCCGGTGACGCCGCACACAGAGGCGTTTTCGCGCCTGGGCGTTCCCGTCTGTGTGCTGTAG
- a CDS encoding ABC transporter permease subunit: MSKKKFYHVAGYALLYALLIAFGFVAVLPFLWMVRSSFMGIKQIFIMPPEWIPNPFTLQNFVDVFTKTDIPKYFGNTVFVVLMNLLGVLLTSSMAAYAFSRVRWKGRDAIFTLLLSAMMLPSAVTLIPVYIGWSRLGMVDSYAPLIIPAFLGGGAYNIFLMRQFFLTIPRELDEAAFVDGASRFRIYWNIDIPLAKSSMIVVGLFCFMATWNDFFNPLIYLNTMSKYTVAVGLQSLMGKYTSKWNLVMTASVVVTMPCVLVFLFGQKHIMGGIALTGIKG; this comes from the coding sequence ATGAGCAAGAAAAAGTTTTACCATGTCGCAGGCTATGCGCTGCTGTACGCGCTGCTGATCGCGTTCGGGTTTGTGGCCGTCCTGCCGTTTTTGTGGATGGTGCGCTCCTCCTTCATGGGTATCAAGCAGATCTTCATCATGCCGCCGGAGTGGATTCCGAATCCCTTTACCCTGCAGAACTTCGTGGACGTGTTTACCAAGACGGACATCCCGAAGTACTTCGGCAACACCGTGTTTGTGGTGCTCATGAACCTCCTGGGCGTGTTGCTCACTTCCAGCATGGCGGCCTACGCCTTTTCCCGCGTGCGCTGGAAGGGGCGCGACGCGATCTTCACGCTGCTGCTGAGCGCGATGATGCTGCCCAGCGCCGTGACGCTGATTCCGGTGTACATCGGCTGGAGCCGTCTGGGCATGGTCGACTCCTACGCGCCGCTGATCATCCCCGCATTTCTCGGCGGCGGCGCCTACAACATCTTCCTGATGCGCCAGTTCTTCCTGACGATCCCGCGCGAGCTGGATGAGGCCGCGTTCGTGGACGGCGCGTCGCGCTTTCGCATCTACTGGAACATCGACATTCCGCTGGCCAAGTCCTCGATGATCGTGGTGGGCCTCTTCTGCTTCATGGCCACGTGGAACGACTTCTTCAACCCACTGATCTACCTGAACACGATGAGCAAGTACACCGTGGCCGTGGGCTTGCAGAGCCTCATGGGCAAGTACACGTCCAAGTGGAACCTGGTCATGACCGCGTCGGTCGTCGTGACGATGCCCTGCGTGCTGGTCTTTTTGTTCGGACAGAAGCACATCATGGGCGGCATCGCGCTGACGGGCATCAAGGGGTAA
- a CDS encoding ABC transporter permease subunit has translation MIAGQKAVRRSSWRRNETMTGWMFALPAILGFLILTLIPMVVSLFLSMTDYSAFKSEIRFIGLDNFKTMFGSTELYFSDSLKATAYYAVLNVPASLLVAFLIALALNTNIRGRGIFRSIFYLPSIVPAVASCVVWMWLLNQQYGLLTTLVKQLGMGTPGWLWDKKTVIPTIVMTGLWNTGGTMVIFLAGLQGIPQVYYEALSVDGGNAWHKLWHITIPMLTPTIFFNGIMAVINSLQVFTQGYIMTKGGPSNSSLFYVLYLYRQAFEKANMGYACALAWFLFIIIMILTAIIMKSQNKWVYYGGD, from the coding sequence ATGATCGCAGGGCAAAAGGCTGTCCGGCGCAGCAGCTGGCGCCGCAACGAGACGATGACCGGCTGGATGTTCGCGCTGCCCGCCATTCTCGGCTTTCTCATCCTGACGCTGATTCCAATGGTCGTATCGCTCTTTCTGAGCATGACGGACTACAGCGCGTTCAAATCGGAAATCCGGTTTATCGGCCTTGACAACTTTAAGACCATGTTCGGCAGCACGGAGCTGTATTTTTCCGATTCCCTGAAGGCCACGGCCTATTACGCGGTGCTCAACGTGCCGGCGTCGCTGCTGGTGGCGTTTTTGATCGCCCTGGCGCTCAACACGAATATCCGCGGCAGGGGGATCTTCCGGTCGATCTTTTACCTGCCCAGCATCGTCCCCGCGGTGGCGAGCTGCGTAGTGTGGATGTGGCTGCTCAACCAGCAGTACGGCCTGCTGACGACGCTCGTCAAGCAGCTCGGCATGGGCACCCCCGGCTGGCTGTGGGATAAGAAGACGGTCATCCCGACCATCGTGATGACCGGCCTTTGGAATACAGGCGGCACGATGGTCATCTTTCTGGCGGGGTTGCAGGGCATTCCCCAGGTGTATTACGAGGCGCTGAGCGTGGACGGAGGCAACGCCTGGCACAAGCTGTGGCACATCACCATCCCCATGCTGACGCCCACCATCTTCTTCAACGGCATCATGGCGGTCATCAATTCGCTGCAGGTCTTTACGCAGGGCTACATCATGACAAAGGGCGGCCCGAGCAACAGCTCGCTCTTTTACGTGCTGTACCTGTACCGGCAGGCCTTTGAAAAGGCGAACATGGGCTACGCCTGCGCGCTGGCCTGGTTCCTGTTTATCATCATCATGATTCTGACGGCAATCATCATGAAGTCCCAGAACAAATGGGTCTATTACGGAGGGGACTGA
- a CDS encoding sugar ABC transporter substrate-binding protein yields MKKIVSFVLALTLCLSLMGTSLAEDKIFAGHSLVYTSWGDSATQTAKQAIIDKFMEDTGCEVNYICINENYDTKITAMIAAGETIDLAEMESGTIGFKLAEEGHYELLDPYIERDGIDMDDYVAASCYYDDNGNLISYSGCIELMTMFYSKDVFDEAGLPYPPSDPDQAWTWDEFVDAAMKLTLDANGKTPYDEGFDPENIVRYGVNMGIWWPIWGSFILSNGGTLVDAEGNFAMNQPASVEALQAIADLALVKHCMPTPTAREGMPGTDVALLTGAYAMVVDGQWLALTLADTGVNFGAGTLPRMGGEVVSVCTNGMSVIMKDSKEKEAAWALQQYLQDPGKEITLFKNGNLMPSGLKWLTEKEYLDQWAEEGNPARPEGYDGVIKMLLNNSAAPFTGTIKNFSDMIDIVNKEVDEIVYGNKTAQEGMDSAAEQIKTAGIELALRTAK; encoded by the coding sequence ATGAAGAAAATCGTATCCTTCGTTCTCGCGCTGACGCTTTGCCTGTCCCTGATGGGCACAAGTCTTGCGGAGGACAAAATTTTCGCAGGGCATTCCCTGGTCTACACGAGCTGGGGCGACAGCGCCACCCAGACGGCCAAGCAGGCGATTATCGACAAATTCATGGAAGATACGGGCTGCGAGGTCAACTACATCTGCATCAACGAAAACTACGACACGAAGATCACCGCTATGATCGCGGCGGGCGAGACCATCGACCTGGCGGAGATGGAATCCGGCACGATCGGCTTCAAGCTGGCGGAGGAAGGCCACTACGAGCTGCTCGATCCCTACATTGAGCGCGACGGCATCGACATGGACGACTACGTGGCCGCGAGCTGCTACTACGACGATAACGGCAACCTGATCTCCTACAGCGGCTGCATCGAGCTGATGACGATGTTCTACAGCAAAGACGTGTTCGACGAAGCGGGCCTGCCCTATCCGCCGAGCGATCCGGATCAGGCGTGGACGTGGGACGAGTTCGTGGACGCGGCGATGAAGCTGACGCTGGACGCGAACGGCAAGACGCCGTACGACGAGGGCTTTGACCCGGAGAACATCGTGCGCTACGGCGTGAACATGGGCATCTGGTGGCCGATCTGGGGCTCCTTCATCCTTTCCAACGGCGGAACGCTGGTGGACGCGGAGGGCAACTTCGCGATGAACCAGCCCGCGAGCGTCGAGGCGCTGCAGGCGATTGCGGATCTCGCGCTGGTGAAGCACTGCATGCCGACCCCGACCGCGCGCGAGGGCATGCCGGGTACGGACGTGGCGCTGCTGACCGGCGCGTACGCGATGGTCGTGGACGGCCAGTGGCTGGCGCTGACGCTCGCCGACACGGGCGTGAACTTCGGCGCGGGCACCCTGCCCCGGATGGGCGGGGAGGTTGTCTCCGTGTGCACCAACGGCATGTCGGTCATCATGAAGGACAGCAAGGAAAAGGAAGCGGCTTGGGCGCTGCAGCAGTACCTGCAGGACCCGGGCAAGGAAATCACCCTCTTCAAGAACGGCAACCTGATGCCCTCCGGCCTCAAGTGGCTGACGGAGAAGGAATACCTCGACCAGTGGGCCGAGGAAGGCAACCCCGCCCGTCCCGAGGGCTACGACGGCGTGATTAAGATGCTGCTGAACAACTCCGCTGCGCCGTTCACCGGCACGATCAAGAACTTCAGCGACATGATCGACATCGTCAACAAGGAAGTGGACGAGATCGTCTACGGCAACAAGACCGCCCAGGAGGGCATGGACTCCGCCGCGGAGCAGATCAAGACCGCGGGCATCGAGCTCGCCCTTCGCACCGCAAAGTAA
- a CDS encoding extracellular solute-binding protein, giving the protein MKKCISLLLALVLCLSMMSMSLAEDKTFAGHSLVFTTWGDSAEQAATQAICDKFTADTGCEVNLICINENYDTKVTAMIAAGETIDLAQMESGTIGYKLVEEGQFATLDDYVAQSGYDMSDYVGASCYYDDAGNLIAYSGCIELMTMFYSKDVFDEAGLPYPPSDPDQAWTWDEFVDVAMKLTLDANGKTPYDEGFDPENIVRYGMNMGIWWPIWGSFILSNGGTLVDAEGNFAMNQPASVEALQAIADLALVKHCMPTPTAREGMPGTDVALLTGAYAMVVDGQWLALTLADTGVNFGMASLPKMGEKVVSVCTNGMMVIMEDSKEKEAAWALLQYIQDPGKEITLFKNGNRMPSERKWLTEKEYLDQWAEEGNPARPEGYEGIIKMLLNNSVAPFTGTIRNFSDMIDVVNKEVDEIVYGNKTAQEGMDSAAEQIKTAGIELGLRAAK; this is encoded by the coding sequence ATGAAAAAATGTATCTCGCTGCTTCTCGCGCTCGTGCTTTGCCTGTCCATGATGAGCATGAGCCTCGCGGAGGACAAGACGTTCGCCGGCCATTCGCTCGTCTTTACGACCTGGGGCGACAGCGCCGAGCAGGCGGCCACGCAGGCGATCTGCGACAAGTTCACGGCGGACACGGGCTGCGAAGTAAACCTGATCTGCATCAACGAAAACTACGATACGAAGGTCACCGCCATGATCGCGGCGGGCGAGACCATCGACCTGGCACAGATGGAGTCCGGCACCATCGGCTACAAGCTGGTGGAGGAGGGGCAATTCGCCACGCTGGATGATTACGTGGCGCAGTCCGGCTACGACATGAGCGACTACGTCGGCGCGAGCTGCTACTACGACGATGCGGGCAACCTGATCGCCTACAGCGGCTGCATCGAGCTGATGACGATGTTCTACAGCAAAGACGTGTTCGACGAAGCGGGCCTGCCCTATCCGCCGAGCGATCCGGATCAGGCGTGGACGTGGGACGAGTTCGTGGACGTGGCGATGAAGCTGACGCTGGACGCGAACGGCAAGACGCCCTACGACGAGGGCTTTGACCCGGAGAACATCGTGCGCTACGGCATGAACATGGGCATCTGGTGGCCGATCTGGGGCTCCTTCATCCTTTCCAACGGCGGAACGCTGGTGGACGCGGAGGGCAACTTCGCGATGAACCAGCCCGCGAGCGTCGAGGCGCTGCAGGCGATTGCGGATCTCGCGCTGGTGAAGCACTGCATGCCGACCCCGACCGCGCGCGAGGGCATGCCGGGTACGGACGTGGCGCTGCTGACCGGCGCGTACGCGATGGTCGTGGACGGCCAGTGGCTGGCGCTGACGCTCGCCGACACGGGCGTGAACTTCGGCATGGCGAGCCTGCCCAAGATGGGCGAGAAAGTCGTCTCCGTGTGCACCAACGGCATGATGGTCATCATGGAGGACAGCAAGGAAAAGGAAGCGGCTTGGGCGCTGCTGCAGTACATTCAGGATCCGGGCAAGGAAATCACCCTCTTCAAGAACGGCAACCGCATGCCCTCCGAGCGGAAGTGGCTGACGGAGAAGGAATACCTCGACCAGTGGGCCGAGGAAGGCAACCCCGCCCGTCCCGAGGGCTATGAGGGCATCATCAAAATGCTGCTGAACAACTCCGTCGCGCCGTTCACCGGCACAATCCGGAATTTCAGCGACATGATCGACGTCGTCAACAAGGAAGTGGACGAGATCGTCTACGGCAACAAGACCGCCCAGGAGGGCATGGACTCCGCCGCGGAGCAGATCAAGACCGCGGGCATTGAGCTGGGCCTTCGCGCTGCGAAGTAA
- a CDS encoding histidine kinase — MKKGFFSKSFSSRILRSMLLVSLLILILLSGIFFYQQVELSLSYTRTDIRQTMSRASEKLNQTFQTIEDIYGDLMRDAGLFRFFSAYDATKVSPAAANRAISEVMNTYLLHADEVYQVQFWRSDIVLYSRNATYTSIYNIKNADFYQKAREGGKYPAWVPTYDFTQALGHWRLMDVPLSNRYLISLVGELNLYELRDGRLNYLPAGVEKPVLVISVLESYLRDTLADSTPYADAQYLIVDEDGYVISHVDESRRMSTLGEREMALLRAEEGEVLTTYEGGLCLVSYKTLLPGWRIVSVVPESSILSAALGNIAATFAGVFLLVLLLCVLLSVSVSRAMARPIQRLMVAIDQTGQGDFNVRLPATHDEFNVLMSAFNEMACKIDTLIEENYNVRLREKENELMALRYQTNPHFLYNALNILHMSALCERDEKTADLIILLSKMLRYVLRDGRDVVPLDEELENVRQYFRLMQVAYEDNIRLEIDAPEDVLLAQIPKLSLQPLVENAVQHGLAGRKDGLVRIKARREDGLVRITIFDNGRGVPEDYEIPTRENRNGSIGVANVQKRLSLLFGEMGRMEISRSDGSGGGGGQKCHCRVQMFSLYSPTGDMCRKKPI, encoded by the coding sequence TTGAAAAAGGGCTTCTTTTCCAAGAGCTTTTCCTCGCGCATCCTGCGCAGTATGCTCCTGGTCAGCCTGCTGATCCTGATCCTGCTCAGCGGGATCTTCTTTTACCAGCAGGTCGAGCTTTCGCTCTCCTACACGCGCACGGACATCCGGCAGACGATGTCGCGCGCCAGCGAAAAGCTGAACCAGACGTTTCAGACGATCGAGGACATCTACGGCGACCTGATGCGCGATGCCGGGCTGTTTCGCTTTTTCAGCGCCTACGACGCCACAAAGGTCAGTCCCGCGGCGGCGAACCGGGCGATCAGCGAAGTGATGAACACCTATCTCCTGCACGCGGACGAGGTATATCAGGTGCAGTTCTGGCGCTCGGACATCGTGCTCTACAGCAGGAACGCGACGTACACGTCCATTTACAACATCAAGAACGCCGATTTCTACCAAAAAGCGCGCGAGGGCGGAAAGTACCCTGCCTGGGTGCCTACCTACGATTTTACGCAGGCGCTGGGCCACTGGCGGCTCATGGACGTCCCGCTGAGCAACCGCTATCTCATCTCCCTCGTGGGGGAGCTCAACCTGTACGAGCTGCGGGACGGCAGGCTGAATTACCTGCCCGCTGGGGTTGAAAAGCCGGTGCTGGTCATCAGCGTGCTGGAAAGCTATCTGCGCGACACGCTGGCCGACTCCACCCCCTACGCGGACGCGCAGTACCTGATCGTCGATGAAGACGGCTATGTGATCTCGCACGTGGACGAGAGCAGGCGCATGTCGACGCTCGGCGAGCGGGAGATGGCGCTGCTGAGGGCGGAGGAAGGCGAGGTGCTCACGACCTACGAGGGAGGGCTCTGCCTCGTTTCCTACAAGACGCTGCTGCCGGGCTGGCGGATCGTGTCGGTCGTCCCCGAGAGCAGTATTTTAAGCGCGGCGCTGGGGAACATCGCCGCGACGTTTGCGGGGGTCTTCCTCCTGGTGCTGCTGCTCTGCGTGCTGCTCAGCGTCTCCGTCTCGCGCGCCATGGCGCGTCCGATTCAGCGGCTGATGGTGGCCATCGACCAGACAGGGCAGGGAGACTTTAACGTTCGCCTGCCCGCCACGCACGACGAGTTCAACGTGCTGATGAGCGCCTTTAACGAGATGGCCTGCAAGATCGACACGCTGATCGAGGAAAACTACAACGTACGCCTGCGCGAGAAGGAAAACGAGCTGATGGCGCTGCGCTATCAGACGAACCCGCACTTTCTTTATAACGCCCTGAACATCCTGCACATGAGCGCCCTGTGCGAGCGGGATGAAAAGACAGCGGACCTCATCATCCTGCTCTCCAAGATGCTGCGCTATGTGCTGCGCGACGGCCGAGACGTGGTGCCGCTGGACGAGGAGCTGGAGAACGTGCGCCAGTACTTTCGGTTGATGCAGGTGGCGTATGAGGACAATATCCGGCTTGAAATCGACGCGCCGGAGGACGTGCTGCTCGCGCAGATTCCCAAGCTCAGCCTGCAGCCCCTGGTGGAAAACGCGGTGCAGCACGGTCTGGCGGGCCGAAAGGACGGCCTGGTTCGCATCAAGGCAAGGCGCGAAGACGGCCTGGTTCGCATCACGATCTTCGACAACGGGCGCGGCGTGCCGGAAGATTACGAGATCCCCACGCGCGAAAACAGAAACGGTTCCATCGGCGTTGCAAACGTGCAAAAGCGCCTGAGCCTCCTGTTTGGGGAGATGGGCCGGATGGAGATCAGCCGTTCAGATGGGTCGGGGGGGGGGGGGGGACAGAAGTGCCACTGTAGGGTACAAATGTTCTCATTATACTCCCCTACAGGCGATATGTGTCGGAAGAAACCAATATAA
- a CDS encoding response regulator: MLHILVADDMPLQVHMLEDSIHQMRPQDEVVTAQNGEEILKIVGEQSIDLVLSDIRMPCMDGLEMLQRLGRVSPGSKVIFITGYALFEYAQQALRQGAVDFLVKPVEASELKKKLDYWDDRFAKDRQAQRAQESEKLALLMQQWLLTPVEQLPPSSAQALERRLSGGWIAAVYFTEAGGIEQVKQGIGAMLECGIDLGSKPCILSLPAEKHLLFIVAEGSARQQDALTALLLRVAEKYDMRIGLCAYQENLARAGYAACGAARRGLDSAFYDGALVGFEGPQARPGSPELARPDELYRLLLADEQDRARSLEAMLTRIEDQRPSASRLMEATVFSIARCVEKLEPAANYRQIVSDFAARMRRVLFWDEYRTLVGDCLRALAGEAERTIESTGDPIGQCILYLQRNYAQQISLEDMARRYFLTPNYFSALFKKRTNQRFVEYLTQLRLERAAEQLRTTDDYVYTITARCGYLDERYFIRQFQKYYHMSPVAYRRLYRRETPD; encoded by the coding sequence ATGCTGCACATTCTGGTGGCGGACGACATGCCGCTGCAGGTGCATATGCTGGAGGACAGCATTCACCAGATGCGCCCGCAGGACGAGGTCGTAACGGCCCAAAACGGCGAGGAAATCCTAAAAATCGTCGGAGAGCAGAGCATCGACCTCGTCCTCTCGGACATCCGCATGCCCTGTATGGACGGGCTTGAGATGCTTCAGAGGCTCGGCCGCGTATCGCCGGGTTCCAAGGTGATCTTCATCACGGGCTACGCGCTCTTCGAATACGCGCAGCAGGCGCTGCGCCAGGGCGCTGTCGACTTTCTGGTCAAGCCGGTGGAGGCTTCGGAGCTGAAAAAGAAGCTCGACTATTGGGACGACCGCTTTGCGAAGGACCGTCAGGCCCAGCGCGCGCAGGAGAGCGAGAAGCTGGCGCTGCTGATGCAGCAGTGGCTGTTGACGCCGGTCGAGCAGCTGCCGCCTTCGAGCGCGCAGGCGCTGGAGCGGCGGCTGTCGGGCGGGTGGATCGCCGCCGTGTACTTCACGGAGGCGGGCGGCATCGAACAGGTGAAGCAGGGCATCGGCGCGATGCTGGAATGCGGCATCGACCTGGGGAGCAAGCCCTGCATTCTCTCTCTGCCGGCGGAAAAGCACCTCCTGTTCATCGTGGCCGAGGGAAGCGCGCGTCAGCAGGATGCCCTGACGGCGCTGCTGCTGCGCGTCGCGGAAAAGTACGACATGCGCATCGGCTTGTGCGCATATCAGGAGAACCTCGCGCGCGCGGGATACGCCGCGTGCGGCGCGGCCCGGCGCGGGCTGGACAGCGCCTTTTATGACGGCGCGCTCGTCGGCTTTGAAGGACCGCAGGCGCGCCCGGGCAGTCCGGAGCTCGCCCGCCCGGACGAACTGTACCGGCTGCTGCTGGCGGACGAACAGGACCGTGCGCGCAGTCTCGAGGCCATGCTGACGCGGATCGAGGACCAGCGCCCCAGCGCGTCCCGGCTGATGGAGGCCACGGTGTTCAGCATCGCCCGATGCGTCGAAAAGCTGGAGCCCGCGGCGAACTATCGTCAGATCGTGAGCGATTTCGCGGCGCGCATGCGCAGGGTGCTGTTCTGGGACGAGTACCGCACGCTGGTGGGCGACTGCCTGCGGGCGCTTGCCGGGGAGGCGGAACGCACGATCGAGAGCACGGGCGATCCCATCGGCCAGTGCATCCTGTACCTGCAGCGAAACTACGCCCAGCAGATTTCGCTGGAGGACATGGCGCGGCGCTACTTCTTGACGCCGAATTACTTCTCCGCGCTGTTCAAGAAGCGGACGAACCAGCGCTTTGTCGAATACCTCACCCAGCTGCGGCTGGAGCGCGCTGCGGAGCAGCTTCGAACCACGGACGATTACGTCTATACGATTACGGCGCGGTGCGGATACCTGGATGAACGATACTTCATCCGGCAGTTTCAAAAGTACTACCACATGTCGCCGGTCGCGTACAGAAGGCTGTACAGAAGGGAGACGCCTGATTGA